In Methylotenera mobilis JLW8, the following are encoded in one genomic region:
- the gmhB gene encoding D-glycero-beta-D-manno-heptose 1,7-bisphosphate 7-phosphatase, producing the protein MKLVILDRDGVINQDSANFIKNPNEWIAIPGSLEAIALLNQSGFRVVVATNQSGVSRGLFDMATLNSIHDKMHRELALVGGRIDAVFYCPHSADDNCNCRKPKTGMIKEIGKRFSVDLNQVCGVGDALRDLQAFANAGCQPILVRTGKGETTLGAGELPENTIVFADLSEAAQYIIAENN; encoded by the coding sequence ATGAAACTTGTCATCCTTGATCGCGACGGTGTTATTAATCAAGACTCCGCTAACTTCATTAAAAACCCTAATGAATGGATTGCCATTCCCGGCAGCCTTGAGGCCATCGCCCTCTTGAATCAATCAGGATTCCGTGTAGTGGTTGCCACTAATCAATCGGGCGTAAGCCGTGGCTTGTTTGATATGGCTACCCTCAACAGCATTCATGACAAAATGCACCGCGAGCTGGCACTAGTTGGCGGGCGTATTGATGCCGTGTTTTACTGCCCACATTCAGCAGACGACAATTGCAACTGTCGTAAACCAAAAACCGGCATGATTAAAGAGATTGGCAAGCGTTTCTCTGTAGATTTAAATCAGGTATGCGGTGTGGGTGATGCCCTGCGCGATTTACAAGCGTTTGCTAACGCAGGTTGCCAACCTATTTTAGTACGCACCGGCAAAGGTGAAACCACGCTAGGCGCTGGCGAGTTACCGGAAAATACCATCGTGTTTGCTGATTTAAGTGAAGCCGCGCAATACATCATTGCCGAAAACAACTAA
- a CDS encoding lysophospholipid acyltransferase family protein produces MLLLRSTLFLLGQVITAPIFTLVALLSLPLPPVTRNVLISGWARSMIWWLRITCNIRHEIQGLENIPATPSIILAKHQSAWETLAFQAIFPTQVYVLKRELLWIPIFGWGLAMSSPIAIDRSAGREALKKLVAKGKARLAKGLWVVIFPEGTRKAPGERGKYHIGGAWLATHTETQVVPVAHNAGKFWAKNSFIKKPGVIQIHIGKPIPTVNVKTDALNSQVEDWIESEMATLN; encoded by the coding sequence ATGCTACTGTTACGCTCTACCTTATTTTTACTCGGGCAGGTGATTACCGCGCCGATTTTCACATTGGTTGCCTTGCTCTCGCTGCCACTGCCTCCAGTGACCCGTAATGTATTAATTTCCGGCTGGGCGCGCAGCATGATTTGGTGGCTGCGCATTACCTGCAACATCCGCCACGAGATTCAAGGCTTAGAGAACATTCCAGCCACACCCAGCATCATTCTGGCAAAGCATCAATCCGCATGGGAAACCTTAGCGTTTCAGGCCATTTTCCCTACGCAAGTTTATGTGCTTAAACGTGAGTTATTGTGGATTCCAATATTTGGCTGGGGTTTGGCTATGTCATCCCCAATTGCGATTGACCGCAGTGCAGGGCGTGAGGCGCTGAAAAAGCTGGTAGCAAAAGGTAAAGCACGCTTAGCTAAAGGCTTATGGGTAGTGATTTTCCCTGAAGGTACACGCAAAGCACCGGGTGAACGTGGCAAATATCACATTGGCGGCGCATGGCTGGCAACCCATACCGAAACACAAGTCGTGCCTGTGGCTCATAACGCAGGCAAGTTTTGGGCTAAAAACTCATTCATCAAAAAACCTGGTGTAATTCAGATTCATATTGGCAAACCAATACCAACCGTGAACGTAAAGACTGATGCATTAAACAGCCAAGTTGAGGATTGGATAGAATCTGAAATGGCAACGCTAAACTAA
- a CDS encoding M48 family metallopeptidase yields the protein MSHSIQLPSGEQIQYTLERRQRRTVGLKITQEGLVIHAPLRIGQAYLESLIVLKADWILKKLETRSANQLPPMQWQDGDQLLLLGNPITLVTKQDIRSRAVEYTPGYLQLAMPNHHESSAVARKVLQWYKKQALTDFSRRLALFATKLGVPTPELFLSNARSRWGSCNSRKEIRLNWRLLQAPPHIINYVVCHELAHLKEMNHSAKFWATVATIFPDYKAAEKELKAWSPKLHVI from the coding sequence ATGAGTCATAGCATCCAACTCCCTTCTGGTGAGCAAATTCAGTACACTTTGGAGCGTAGGCAGCGCCGTACCGTTGGCCTGAAAATTACGCAAGAAGGCTTAGTCATACATGCCCCTCTACGCATCGGGCAAGCCTATCTGGAAAGCCTGATAGTACTAAAAGCGGATTGGATACTGAAAAAGTTAGAAACTCGCAGCGCCAACCAACTACCGCCTATGCAATGGCAAGACGGCGACCAGTTGTTATTACTGGGCAACCCCATCACGTTAGTGACCAAGCAGGATATACGCTCCAGAGCAGTGGAGTACACGCCAGGTTATCTGCAGTTGGCCATGCCTAACCATCATGAGTCAAGTGCAGTAGCCAGGAAAGTGCTGCAATGGTATAAAAAACAGGCGTTGACCGACTTCTCCAGACGCCTAGCTCTATTTGCTACCAAATTGGGCGTACCTACCCCCGAGTTATTTTTATCTAACGCCCGTTCACGCTGGGGCAGCTGTAACTCAAGAAAAGAAATCCGGCTTAATTGGCGCCTATTACAAGCACCGCCGCACATTATCAACTACGTGGTATGCCATGAATTGGCGCATCTAAAAGAAATGAATCATTCGGCAAAATTCTGGGCGACAGTTGCCACTATCTTTCCGGATTACAAGGCGGCGGAAAAAGAACTTAAGGCGTGGTCGCCCAAGCTACACGTCATTTAG
- a CDS encoding SCO family protein, whose product MLLRCDSVNKFMRLVLLGLLLPLLVACGQANNAQKFNSTDITGVDFGNTLSLTDHTGKPRSLSDFKGKVVALFFGYTHCPDVCPTTLNDMKQSMKLLGAHANEMQVLFVTLDPERDTQPLLAQFVPAFDPSFIGLYGTKEQTATVLKDFKIFAAKVENKGRSGYTIDHSAGVYVFDKTGKIRLYVDYGTKPDMIAADIQKLL is encoded by the coding sequence ATGCTACTAAGGTGTGATTCGGTGAATAAATTCATGAGATTGGTATTGCTAGGGCTGTTGCTGCCATTGCTGGTGGCTTGTGGCCAGGCAAATAATGCACAAAAATTTAATAGCACAGATATTACCGGGGTGGATTTTGGTAATACGCTTAGCCTGACCGATCACACAGGTAAGCCACGCTCGTTAAGCGATTTTAAGGGTAAAGTCGTCGCCTTGTTTTTTGGCTATACGCATTGCCCTGATGTGTGCCCGACCACGCTGAATGATATGAAGCAAAGCATGAAGCTGCTAGGTGCACATGCAAATGAGATGCAAGTTCTGTTTGTCACTTTAGACCCTGAGCGTGATACGCAACCCTTACTGGCGCAGTTTGTGCCTGCTTTTGACCCTAGTTTTATCGGCCTGTATGGGACTAAGGAGCAAACGGCTACTGTGCTTAAAGATTTTAAGATTTTTGCGGCAAAAGTTGAAAATAAAGGGCGCAGCGGTTACACCATAGACCATAGCGCGGGCGTGTACGTGTTTGATAAAACTGGCAAGATTCGCCTATACGTGGATTATGGCACTAAGCCGGATATGATTGCAGCTGACATTCAAAAGCTGCTGTAA
- a CDS encoding branched-chain amino acid transaminase gives MANPAATSGGMADRDGVIWYDGKMVNWRDATTHVLTHTLHYGMGVFEGVRAYKTDKGTAIFRLKEHTDRLFRSAHILGMKMPYSKEELIEAQKAAVRDNNLESAYMRPMAFYGAEAMGISAKTLSTHVIVAAWKWGAYMGQDALDNGIRVKTSSFSRHHVNITMCKAKANGNYMNSILAHQEAAQDGYQEALLLDVDGFVAEGSGENIFIVRNGKLYTPDLTSALEGITRDTIVQLATELGIPVIEKRITRDEVYGADEAFFTGTAAEVTPIRELDNRAIGTGTAGPITKQLQKLYFDVVTGKSAKHADWLTLV, from the coding sequence ATGGCTAACCCTGCAGCAACTTCTGGCGGTATGGCAGACCGCGACGGCGTAATTTGGTATGACGGTAAAATGGTGAACTGGCGTGATGCCACCACTCACGTTTTAACACACACATTGCACTACGGCATGGGCGTGTTTGAAGGTGTACGCGCCTACAAAACAGACAAAGGTACTGCAATTTTCCGCTTGAAAGAGCATACCGACAGATTATTCCGCTCTGCGCATATCTTAGGTATGAAAATGCCTTACAGCAAAGAAGAGCTGATCGAAGCGCAAAAAGCAGCAGTGCGCGATAACAACTTGGAATCTGCTTACATGCGCCCAATGGCGTTTTATGGTGCAGAAGCCATGGGTATCTCCGCTAAAACACTATCAACACACGTGATTGTTGCCGCATGGAAATGGGGTGCTTACATGGGTCAAGATGCGTTAGATAATGGTATTCGCGTAAAAACATCATCGTTCTCACGTCATCACGTGAATATCACCATGTGTAAAGCCAAAGCAAACGGCAACTACATGAACAGCATTTTGGCACACCAAGAAGCAGCACAAGATGGCTATCAAGAAGCATTGTTGCTAGACGTAGACGGTTTTGTTGCTGAAGGTTCAGGCGAAAACATTTTTATCGTGCGTAACGGTAAGTTATACACCCCAGACCTGACCAGCGCTTTGGAAGGCATCACACGCGACACTATCGTGCAATTAGCCACTGAATTAGGTATTCCAGTGATTGAAAAACGCATCACCCGCGACGAAGTGTATGGCGCTGACGAAGCGTTCTTCACTGGCACAGCTGCTGAAGTAACCCCAATCCGTGAGTTGGATAACCGTGCGATCGGTACAGGTACCGCCGGCCCAATCACTAAGCAATTGCAAAAATTATACTTTGATGTAGTAACTGGCAAATCTGCAAAACACGCAGACTGGTTAACATTGGTATAA
- a CDS encoding zinc-finger domain-containing protein → MSDIKEIEVSAKDLPLHCPTPEVALWSSHPRVFLDVAKTGHVACPYCGTKYKLKAGEVVGHHH, encoded by the coding sequence ATGTCTGATATAAAAGAAATCGAAGTTTCAGCCAAAGACCTACCGTTACATTGCCCTACCCCTGAAGTGGCATTATGGTCATCTCACCCACGCGTCTTTTTAGATGTAGCAAAAACAGGCCATGTTGCCTGTCCTTACTGCGGCACAAAATACAAATTAAAAGCTGGCGAAGTTGTTGGCCACCATCACTAG
- the murI gene encoding glutamate racemase — protein MTAQSTTHDLQQRPIAVFDSGVGGISVLQHIHTLLPNEQLLYVADSKYAPYGNKSPAEIQARCTEITDFLIANHAKAIVVACNTATAAAIDMMREKYTLPIIGMEPAVKPAATASRNGIIGVLATTGTLKSAQFAGLLESYGRNVKVVTQACVGLVECVERGELQADATLQLVQKYCQPLLDEGADTIVLGCTHYPFVRPLIEQVVGAQVSLIDTGAAVAKQLQKRLSALDLLTNNQQRGRVQFWTNSAAENAKQVVENLWKKPAQVGLL, from the coding sequence ATGACCGCACAATCCACCACGCATGATCTCCAGCAAAGGCCAATCGCTGTTTTTGATTCTGGCGTAGGCGGAATCTCAGTGTTGCAGCATATTCATACTTTACTGCCTAATGAGCAGTTGCTGTACGTGGCTGACAGCAAATATGCGCCTTACGGCAATAAAAGCCCAGCGGAAATTCAGGCGCGTTGCACAGAGATTACAGACTTTCTAATCGCTAATCATGCCAAAGCGATTGTAGTGGCGTGCAATACAGCGACAGCTGCCGCCATTGATATGATGCGTGAGAAATATACGCTGCCTATTATTGGTATGGAGCCGGCAGTAAAGCCGGCGGCAACTGCCTCTAGAAATGGCATTATTGGCGTGCTGGCAACCACTGGCACCTTAAAGAGTGCCCAATTTGCAGGCTTGCTCGAAAGTTATGGTCGTAATGTCAAAGTCGTCACTCAAGCGTGTGTCGGTTTGGTGGAGTGCGTGGAGCGCGGAGAGTTGCAAGCGGATGCTACTTTGCAGTTGGTTCAAAAATATTGCCAGCCATTACTGGATGAAGGTGCGGATACCATCGTGCTAGGCTGTACGCATTACCCCTTTGTGCGACCACTGATAGAACAGGTGGTGGGGGCGCAAGTAAGCCTGATTGATACTGGCGCTGCGGTAGCTAAACAGTTGCAAAAACGGCTGTCTGCGCTTGATTTACTCACCAACAATCAGCAACGGGGGCGCGTACAGTTTTGGACAAATAGTGCCGCAGAGAATGCAAAGCAGGTGGTGGAGAATTTGTGGAAGAAGCCAGCGCAGGTTGGTCTGCTATAG
- a CDS encoding cob(I)yrinic acid a,c-diamide adenosyltransferase, with protein sequence MGNRLSKIYTRTGDNGTTGLGDGSRIGKDSVRVEAMGDVDELNSVIGLILAEGASPRLQVTLTKIQHDLFNLGGEICIPGYVMLTAACVDELEHHIDALNSELSPLKEFILPGGSKSAAFCHLARTVCRRAERKLIELHHHEKVTEISLQYLNRLSDLLFVMCRIMNKEAGVSDVLWKNEQT encoded by the coding sequence ATGGGTAACCGCTTAAGTAAAATTTACACACGTACTGGCGACAATGGCACCACTGGCTTGGGCGATGGCAGCCGCATCGGTAAGGACAGCGTCCGTGTAGAGGCCATGGGCGATGTGGATGAACTCAATTCCGTAATAGGTTTAATCTTGGCAGAGGGTGCCTCCCCACGCTTGCAAGTAACACTCACCAAGATTCAGCACGATTTATTTAATCTGGGCGGCGAAATTTGCATTCCAGGTTATGTGATGCTAACGGCAGCGTGCGTGGATGAGCTAGAACATCACATAGATGCCTTGAATAGTGAGCTAAGCCCACTAAAAGAGTTTATCTTGCCCGGCGGCAGCAAAAGCGCAGCTTTTTGCCATTTAGCCCGCACCGTATGCCGCCGCGCAGAGCGCAAATTAATTGAATTACACCATCATGAAAAAGTAACTGAAATCTCCCTGCAATATTTAAACCGTCTTTCTGATTTATTATTTGTGATGTGCCGCATTATGAATAAAGAGGCGGGCGTGAGCGACGTATTGTGGAAAAACGAACAAACATGA
- the pcnB gene encoding polynucleotide adenylyltransferase PcnB, with protein sequence MIRKLFNKIFKPRLAKNEHEASARTKPEHAKPHQATRPVLGTKKSAKRKDSNSDGATSIPLKKHQIDRRLLSNAAIKTIEGLQKAGFEAYIVGGAVRDLLLQREPKDFDVATDATPEEVNRVFRRSRIIGRRFRLVHVLFGDETIEVSTFRGHHEAKGDAHTNESGRIIRDNVFGSLEEDATRRDFTANALYYDPTSEIVLDFHQGFADIQAGILRMIGKPETRYAEDPVRMLRVVRLSAKLGLKIDPATMAPIAKMADLLQDVPPSRLFDEMLKLFLSGHAIESVSALREQHLHHGLLPMLDVVLEQPMGERFVMLALKNTDERILSGKSANPSFLFATLLWHEVLAAWEVYKKDGNPPIPALHMAMTEVLASQAEKLAIHNRYTATMKEIWGLQPRFEQRSGKRPFGLLIHPRYRAGYDFLLLRCESGELPAELGTWWTTFAEADNETRQAMLEADTAPKKRRKRNRKKPSSTASSES encoded by the coding sequence ATGATAAGAAAACTGTTCAATAAAATCTTTAAGCCTAGACTAGCTAAAAACGAGCACGAAGCATCCGCACGAACCAAGCCAGAACATGCCAAACCGCACCAAGCCACGCGCCCTGTCCTAGGGACAAAGAAGTCTGCCAAAAGAAAGGACAGCAACTCGGATGGCGCTACCAGCATCCCGCTAAAAAAGCACCAAATTGACCGCAGACTGTTAAGCAACGCTGCCATTAAAACCATTGAAGGCCTGCAAAAAGCCGGGTTTGAAGCTTACATCGTAGGCGGTGCAGTGCGCGACTTGCTGTTGCAACGAGAACCCAAAGATTTTGACGTAGCCACAGATGCCACCCCGGAAGAAGTTAACCGCGTATTTAGACGTTCGCGCATTATCGGCAGACGCTTTAGGTTAGTACATGTGTTATTTGGTGATGAAACTATCGAGGTTTCCACATTTCGCGGCCACCATGAAGCAAAAGGTGACGCCCACACCAATGAAAGCGGCCGTATTATTCGCGACAACGTATTTGGCAGCTTGGAAGAAGACGCCACACGCCGTGACTTTACTGCCAACGCCCTGTATTACGATCCAACCAGCGAGATCGTACTAGACTTTCATCAAGGCTTTGCAGACATTCAGGCCGGCATACTGCGCATGATAGGCAAACCGGAAACGCGCTATGCCGAAGACCCTGTGCGCATGCTACGCGTGGTGCGGTTATCCGCAAAACTGGGGTTGAAAATCGACCCAGCCACCATGGCGCCTATCGCAAAGATGGCGGATTTATTGCAAGACGTACCGCCCAGCCGCCTATTTGATGAAATGCTCAAGCTATTTTTATCCGGCCACGCCATTGAAAGCGTAAGCGCACTGCGTGAGCAGCACCTGCATCACGGCTTGCTACCTATGTTGGATGTAGTGTTAGAGCAGCCTATGGGTGAGCGTTTTGTCATGCTTGCGCTCAAAAATACGGATGAGCGCATTTTGTCAGGCAAGTCTGCCAACCCTAGCTTCTTATTCGCCACCTTACTGTGGCATGAAGTATTAGCCGCGTGGGAAGTCTATAAAAAAGATGGCAACCCGCCTATCCCCGCACTACATATGGCCATGACTGAGGTGCTTGCCTCACAGGCCGAGAAGCTGGCGATTCATAACCGCTATACCGCCACCATGAAAGAAATTTGGGGCCTACAGCCGCGTTTCGAACAACGTTCAGGTAAACGTCCATTTGGTTTGCTGATTCACCCGCGCTACCGTGCCGGTTACGACTTCCTGCTGTTGCGCTGTGAGTCAGGCGAGTTACCAGCCGAACTAGGCACATGGTGGACGACATTTGCCGAAGCCGATAACGAAACACGCCAAGCAATGCTGGAAGCAGACACCGCTCCGAAAAAACGTAGAAAAAGAAATCGCAAAAAACCAAGCAGCACCGCATCGTCTGAATCATGA
- the folK gene encoding 2-amino-4-hydroxy-6-hydroxymethyldihydropteridine diphosphokinase has product MMKRAFVALGSNLENPKAQVERALAALKQLPETRLLKQSSLYQTAPIDCIDTAPDFINAVAEVETALPPEALLDAILNIENIAGRERPYINAPRVLDCDLLLYEDITLNTSKLTLPHPRMHLRGFVLLPLFEIAPDISIPNHGKIAAYMTPDLLLGIKKLPSAESYPQ; this is encoded by the coding sequence ATGATGAAGCGCGCATTTGTTGCATTGGGGAGCAACCTAGAGAACCCCAAAGCGCAGGTAGAGCGCGCACTTGCAGCATTAAAACAGTTGCCAGAAACGCGCTTGCTCAAGCAATCATCGCTTTACCAAACAGCACCGATTGACTGCATAGATACAGCACCAGACTTTATTAACGCGGTGGCCGAGGTGGAAACCGCACTCCCGCCTGAAGCCTTGCTAGACGCGATTCTCAACATTGAAAATATTGCAGGACGCGAGCGCCCTTATATCAATGCGCCGCGTGTATTGGACTGTGATTTGCTGTTATATGAAGATATCACACTGAACACGTCCAAACTGACCTTACCGCACCCACGCATGCATTTGCGTGGCTTTGTATTATTACCATTATTTGAAATCGCACCGGATATTTCTATCCCAAATCATGGCAAAATAGCTGCATATATGACGCCAGATTTATTATTAGGTATCAAAAAATTACCCTCTGCAGAAAGTTACCCTCAGTAA
- a CDS encoding deoxynucleoside kinase, giving the protein MSIFNKFPYIVVEGPIGCGKTTLSKMLAEKFPVDYLSEKAEANPFLPRFYQDAQRYGLPTQLFFLFQRANQIKELSQRDMFAKPIVADFFLEKDPIFARLNLDDEEYALYHQIYQHLQLKAPKPDLVIYLQTPIDSLMERIEERSVSYEQDIPREYIERLSNAYSDFFHNYDTSPVLIVNNEKLNIVKNDSSLNLLLNRIMQIKGQREFFNPNFE; this is encoded by the coding sequence ATGAGCATTTTTAATAAATTTCCGTACATTGTTGTTGAAGGCCCGATTGGCTGTGGCAAAACCACGCTCTCTAAAATGCTAGCGGAGAAATTTCCGGTAGATTATCTCTCAGAAAAAGCAGAAGCCAACCCTTTCTTGCCGCGCTTTTATCAAGATGCACAACGCTACGGTTTACCGACACAGCTATTCTTTTTATTTCAGCGTGCTAATCAAATCAAAGAGTTAAGCCAGCGCGACATGTTTGCCAAGCCAATTGTTGCCGATTTCTTTTTAGAAAAAGACCCTATTTTTGCCAGACTCAATTTAGATGATGAAGAATATGCGCTATATCATCAGATCTACCAGCATCTACAGCTAAAAGCGCCCAAGCCGGACTTGGTGATTTACCTGCAAACACCCATCGACTCTTTAATGGAGCGCATTGAAGAACGCAGCGTGAGCTACGAACAAGATATTCCTAGAGAATATATCGAGCGCTTGTCCAACGCCTACAGTGACTTCTTCCACAATTACGATACGTCTCCAGTGTTGATCGTCAACAACGAGAAGCTTAACATTGTTAAAAACGACAGCTCACTTAACTTGCTGCTCAACCGTATCATGCAGATTAAAGGCCAGCGCGAATTCTTTAATCCAAACTTTGAATAA
- the panB gene encoding 3-methyl-2-oxobutanoate hydroxymethyltransferase, which produces MTLPKLHEMAASGEKIAMLTCYDATFAKLMADAGVDILLVGDSLGMVLQGAENTLNVSMHHMTYHTKSVAAGAPDTLIIADMPVGSYEHDNEAAYKNAEWLIRSGAHMVKFEGGGERVETARYLIERGIPVCAHLGFTPQSVNQLGGYKIQGKTEESAHQIMQDAIDMSNAGVSMMVLEMVPAALAKQITDNIKALTIGIGAGVDCDGQVLVIHDVLGIYNGPASKPASEFKAPRFVKNFLADTNSVQQAVGNYVQAVKDKSFPAPEHSY; this is translated from the coding sequence ATGACATTACCTAAGCTACATGAAATGGCAGCCAGTGGTGAAAAAATCGCCATGCTTACATGCTATGACGCCACTTTCGCTAAGCTAATGGCAGATGCCGGCGTAGATATCTTACTTGTGGGCGACTCACTGGGTATGGTGCTACAAGGTGCAGAAAATACACTCAATGTAAGCATGCATCACATGACTTACCACACCAAAAGCGTAGCCGCCGGCGCACCTGATACACTGATTATTGCGGATATGCCGGTAGGCAGTTACGAACACGATAACGAAGCTGCTTACAAGAATGCAGAGTGGTTAATCCGCTCCGGGGCACACATGGTGAAGTTTGAAGGCGGCGGCGAACGAGTAGAAACCGCACGCTACCTCATTGAGCGCGGCATTCCAGTGTGTGCGCACCTTGGATTTACGCCGCAATCCGTCAACCAACTTGGCGGCTATAAGATTCAAGGCAAAACCGAAGAAAGCGCCCACCAAATCATGCAAGATGCCATCGACATGAGCAACGCTGGTGTGAGCATGATGGTACTGGAAATGGTGCCGGCAGCATTAGCCAAACAGATTACAGATAACATTAAAGCCCTCACTATCGGCATCGGTGCCGGTGTAGATTGCGATGGGCAAGTGTTGGTAATCCACGATGTGCTAGGCATATACAACGGACCAGCCAGCAAGCCGGCCAGCGAGTTTAAAGCGCCTAGATTTGTGAAAAATTTCTTAGCTGATACCAACAGCGTGCAACAAGCGGTGGGCAACTATGTTCAAGCCGTGAAAGATAAAAGCTTTCCCGCCCCTGAACATAGCTACTAA
- the panC gene encoding pantoate--beta-alanine ligase, whose product MQRIYTADQLRNTLKAQHSIAFVPTMGNLHDGHIALVSLAKQHAKCVVASIFVNPLQFGPNEDFASYPRTLEADCKRLEEAGADIVFIPSVTEMYPDFDGQQLNQSMTISAPPIATELCGASRPGHFSGVATVVMKLFNLVMPQVAVFGKKDFQQVFVIKELVRQFNLPIQIIAGDTVRETSGLAMSSRNGYLTPAQKAEAAQLHQCLVSIVNQIQQGNINFAGLTQSAAQTLTQKGWLVDYISVRAADTLLPATNQDKQLVVLIAAKLGNTRLIDNIDFCAK is encoded by the coding sequence ATGCAACGCATCTACACCGCTGACCAACTCAGAAACACCCTCAAAGCACAACATAGCATTGCTTTTGTACCCACTATGGGTAACCTGCATGACGGCCATATCGCACTGGTGAGCCTAGCTAAACAACACGCAAAATGCGTAGTCGCCAGCATTTTTGTCAATCCCTTACAGTTCGGCCCCAATGAAGACTTTGCCAGCTACCCACGCACGTTAGAGGCTGATTGCAAACGTTTGGAAGAGGCTGGCGCCGATATCGTGTTTATCCCCAGCGTCACAGAAATGTACCCGGATTTTGATGGCCAGCAGCTAAACCAAAGCATGACCATCTCCGCGCCGCCCATTGCCACAGAGCTATGTGGTGCCTCGCGCCCCGGTCATTTCTCCGGCGTAGCCACCGTGGTGATGAAGCTATTTAATTTAGTCATGCCGCAAGTAGCCGTCTTTGGCAAAAAAGACTTTCAGCAAGTATTTGTGATTAAAGAGCTGGTGCGGCAATTTAACTTACCGATACAGATCATTGCCGGCGATACCGTGCGTGAGACCAGCGGCCTTGCCATGAGCTCACGCAACGGCTACCTGACTCCAGCCCAAAAAGCAGAGGCGGCGCAACTGCACCAGTGTTTAGTCAGCATCGTGAATCAGATTCAGCAAGGTAATATCAACTTTGCCGGTTTAACCCAGTCTGCAGCGCAAACACTCACGCAAAAAGGCTGGCTAGTGGACTATATCTCCGTGCGCGCTGCCGACACCTTACTGCCTGCAACGAACCAAGATAAGCAACTGGTTGTCTTAATAGCTGCAAAGCTGGGCAATACCAGATTGATTGATAATATTGATTTTTGCGCTAAGTGA
- the panD gene encoding aspartate 1-decarboxylase — MQRTMLKSKLHRVHVTHSELHYEGSCAIDEELLEAANIHEYEQISIYNVTNGERFSTYAIRAERHSGIISVNGAAAHKADPKDIIIIASYATYHEAELENFAPQLIYVDNENRIKSQRNAIPAQAA, encoded by the coding sequence ATGCAAAGAACCATGCTTAAATCTAAGTTGCACCGCGTACACGTCACGCACTCGGAATTACACTACGAAGGTAGCTGTGCAATAGACGAAGAGTTACTCGAAGCAGCGAATATTCACGAATACGAGCAAATCAGTATTTATAACGTCACCAATGGTGAGCGTTTCTCTACTTATGCGATTCGCGCTGAACGCCATTCCGGCATTATTTCGGTCAACGGTGCTGCCGCACACAAGGCAGACCCGAAAGACATCATTATTATCGCCAGTTACGCGACCTATCATGAAGCCGAATTAGAGAACTTCGCACCGCAACTTATTTATGTGGATAACGAAAACCGCATAAAATCCCAACGTAATGCAATACCAGCACAGGCCGCTTAA
- the rsfS gene encoding ribosome silencing factor, which translates to MTQDTQKVASNNLDLEAMKNAVVDAIEDIKGFDISVMDVRKLTSMTNYMIVASANSSRQAKAVADNVREKIKEKGFAIRGTEGEKEGEWVLVDLDDIVVHIMVPATRAYYNLEQLWGEAEARRGHITPV; encoded by the coding sequence ATGACACAAGACACACAGAAAGTAGCTTCTAACAATTTAGATTTAGAAGCCATGAAAAACGCAGTAGTAGATGCAATTGAAGATATTAAAGGTTTTGATATCAGCGTGATGGATGTGCGTAAGCTCACCAGCATGACCAATTACATGATCGTAGCATCCGCCAACTCTAGCCGCCAAGCGAAAGCCGTCGCAGATAACGTAAGAGAAAAAATCAAAGAAAAAGGCTTTGCAATTCGCGGTACTGAAGGCGAAAAAGAAGGCGAATGGGTGTTAGTAGACCTAGACGATATCGTGGTGCATATCATGGTACCGGCCACACGCGCCTACTACAACCTTGAGCAACTGTGGGGCGAAGCAGAAGCACGCCGCGGCCACATTACGCCAGTTTAG